In one window of Planctomycetia bacterium DNA:
- a CDS encoding flavin-dependent monooxygenase has product MHAVSLNAESDEVDGAGLIRRACDLEPVLRARATETERNRQISDETIADFRRAKITRALQPPHFGGIATDFGVAARVAEALARGCPSSSWVYCNYILLQWHVGLFEVQAQEDVWGTHDEALVAAGYMPVGVGVRTLHGFRLSGTWRYVSGIDNSEWCLFGGRVVDADGGNAEQGFFLLPREDYRIIDDWRAVGLTGTGSHSVTVDNVIVPRHRFLGLAACNSCAAPGLSLNTHPIFRAPLYAIFSYFLSGVALGAAQGAINDFIAEVRIRKTVGGVTGKQTPLAHLATVQIALAEAEAMVDAGRTLIHRDCDNVMGLLMSGRALTLDQRIDNRRSVGFGVRMAREAVDSLFDVVGAAGLLNHHPIQRHWRDVHAVAHHLSLNWNQIATLVGGYRLGQEPIGMF; this is encoded by the coding sequence ATGCACGCCGTATCGCTTAACGCCGAATCTGATGAGGTGGATGGCGCCGGTCTGATACGTCGTGCATGCGATCTGGAGCCGGTTCTTCGCGCACGCGCGACCGAAACAGAGCGGAACCGGCAAATTTCCGACGAAACAATTGCCGACTTCCGCCGCGCCAAAATTACGCGCGCATTACAGCCGCCGCACTTTGGTGGGATAGCCACCGATTTCGGTGTCGCTGCGCGTGTCGCCGAGGCGCTGGCGCGCGGCTGTCCGTCCAGCTCCTGGGTCTACTGCAATTACATACTGCTGCAGTGGCATGTAGGCCTCTTCGAAGTCCAGGCACAGGAGGACGTCTGGGGCACCCACGACGAAGCCCTCGTCGCCGCCGGGTACATGCCCGTCGGCGTGGGCGTGCGAACGCTGCACGGGTTCCGTCTCTCGGGAACATGGCGATACGTCAGCGGCATCGACAACAGCGAATGGTGCCTGTTCGGCGGCCGCGTCGTCGACGCCGACGGCGGCAACGCTGAGCAAGGCTTCTTTCTGCTGCCGCGTGAGGATTATCGCATCATAGACGACTGGCGTGCCGTCGGTTTGACGGGCACCGGCAGCCACAGCGTGACCGTCGACAATGTCATTGTCCCGCGGCACCGTTTTCTGGGCCTCGCCGCCTGCAATTCGTGCGCGGCGCCCGGCCTCTCGTTGAATACCCACCCGATCTTCCGCGCGCCGCTCTATGCGATTTTCAGCTATTTCCTCTCGGGCGTGGCGCTAGGCGCCGCACAAGGCGCGATCAACGACTTCATTGCGGAGGTTCGGATTCGAAAAACCGTGGGCGGCGTCACGGGAAAGCAGACGCCGCTCGCCCATCTTGCGACAGTCCAGATCGCGCTTGCCGAGGCGGAAGCCATGGTCGACGCCGGCCGCACGCTAATCCACCGCGACTGCGACAATGTCATGGGACTGCTTATGTCCGGCCGCGCTTTGACCCTCGATCAGCGCATTGATAATCGGCGCAGCGTTGGTTTCGGCGTGCGGATGGCGCGCGAAGCGGTGGACTCGCTGTTCGACGTGGTGGGTGCCGCAGGCTTGCTTAACCATCACCCCATCCAAAGGCATTGGCGCGACGTGCACGCGGTGGCGCATCATCTGAGTCTCAACTGGAATCAAATCGCAACGTTGGTCGGCGGCTATCGGCTCGGCCAGGAACCTATTGGTATGTTCTAA